A stretch of Hirundo rustica isolate bHirRus1 chromosome 22, bHirRus1.pri.v3, whole genome shotgun sequence DNA encodes these proteins:
- the LOC120762236 gene encoding basic phospholipase A2 RVV-VD-like yields MKLLSLLLFLLGLALASCNLAQFGVMIMQKTGKSPLAYNGYGCYCGWGGSKQPLDATDRCCHAHDCCYKKLVSSGCRPKTATYKYSFQRNQITCGTGNSCQKRTCACDKKAVECFQRAASSYRKSYDNYPKSKCKGRTPSC; encoded by the exons atgAAGCTCCTCTCGCTGCTCCTTTTCT TGCTAGGACTGGCCCTTGCCAGCTGCAACTTGGCCCAGTTTGGAGTGATGATTATGCAAAAGACGGGGAAATCGCCGCTGGCTTACAACGGGTACGGCTGCTACTGCGGCTGGGGGGGATCCAAGCAGCCCCTGGATGCCACCGACAG GTGCTGCCACGCCCACGACTGCTGCTACAAGAAATTGGTTTCCTCCGGCTGCAGGCCCAAAACGGCCACCTACAAATATTCCTTCCAAAGAAACCAAATAACCTGCG GGACCGGGAACTCGTGCCAGAAAAGGACCTGTGCGTGTGACAAGAAGGCGGTCGAGTGCTTCCAGAGGGCAGCCAGCTCCTACCGCAAATCCTACGACAACTACCCCAAATCCAAGTGCAAGGGCAGAACACCCTCCTGCTGA
- the LOC120762237 gene encoding phospholipase A2 crotoxin basic subunit CBb-like codes for MKLLLVLTMLFACSVFAALGKHPRKFTPGLEGSTVGNLTAHGCYSGWGTSRASVDRCCLLRACCYAKLAARRCRVGAVQPLAAARARIASCRSGTWCQRGACRCERAARLCRAQLRRRARCRGRAGRC; via the exons ATGAAGCTCCTGCTGGTGCTGACGATGCTGTTTGCCTGCA GTGTGTTCGCAGCTCTCGGGAAGCACCCACGCAAGTTCACACCGGGACTCGAGGGAAGCACCGTAGGAAACCTGACTGCCCATGGATGCTACTCGGGATGGGGCACCTCCAGGGCTTCCGTGGATCG GTGCTGCCTGCTCCGAGCCTGCTGCTATGCCAAGCTGGCAGCGCGGCGGTGCCGAGTGGGAGCGGTGCAGCCCCTGGCCGCGGCCCGGGCACGGATCGCCAGCTGCA GGTCGGGGACGTGGTGCCAGCGAGGCGCCTGCAGGTGCGAGCGGGCGGCGCGGCTGTGCCGGGCTCAGCTCCGCCGCCGTGCCCGCTGCCGAGGACGAGCCGGGCGGTGCTGA
- the LOC120762438 gene encoding basic phospholipase A2 daboxin P-like, producing the protein MAPSPRGEGEPLLLGDEERKKKVVGRTEDGLLSSPRAVRRMNALLGLSVLFVWGLPPAHGSLLELHQMISEATGRNALLHYSFYGCYCGLGGKGQPKDATDRCCQLHDTCYRNLLNYHCNAKTRLYRYSWRRGRLSCRQGSRCAYLSCECDRSLALCLRRNVGSYRKLYQFYPKKLC; encoded by the exons ATGGCTCCTAGTCCCCGGGGAGAGGGAGAACCTCTGCTCCTGGGCgatgaggaaagaaagaagaaggtgGTTGGTAGAACAGAGGATGGTTTGCTTTCCTCCCCCAGAGCTGTCAGACGGATGAACGCTCTCCTCGGCCTCTCTGTGCTGTTCGTGTGGG GCTTGCCCCCAGCCCACGGGAGCCTCTTGGAGCTGCACCAGATGATCTCAGAGGCGACAGGGAGAAATGCTCTCCTGCATTACAGCTTCTATGGCTGCTACTGCGGCCTGGGGGGCAAGGGGCAGCCCAAGGATGCCACAGACAG ATGCTGTCAGCTGCACGATACTTGCTACAGAAACCTCCTGAATTACCACTGTAACGCCAAGACGCGGCTCTACCGCTACAGCTGGCGCCGTGGCAGGCTCTCCTGCA GACAGGGCTCCCGGTGCGCCTATTTGTCCTGTGAGTGCGACCGCAGCCTGGCGCTGTGCCTGAGGAGGAACGTCGGGAGCTACAGGAAACTCTACCAGTTCTACCCCAAGAAGCTGTGCTGA
- the LOC120762238 gene encoding group IID secretory phospholipase A2-like, with translation MRNLLLAVLLACGLLPAGSSVLELERMIRAATGRSALLSYSWYGCFCGIGGSGTPVDPTDRCCQAHDCCYRRLREGSCSPLTTPYSFASTDGHITCSNEQSWCERETCLCDTEVASCFASTLHSYNNSYRFYFKLKCQGSKLQC, from the exons aTGAGGAATCTCCTCCTTGCCGTGCTCCTGGCTTGTG GGCTGCTCCCGGCCGGCAGCAGcgtgctggagctggagcgGATGATCAGAGCGGCCACGGGCAGGAGCGCCCTGCTGTCCTACAGCTGGTACGGCTGCTTCTGCGGCATCGGGGGCTCCGGGACCCCCGTGGATCCCACCGACCG GTGCTGCCAAGCCCACGACTGCTGCTACAGGAGGCTGAGGGAGGGCAGTTGCAGCCCCCTGACCACCCCGTACAGCTTCGCCTCCACCGACGGGCACATCACCTGCA GTAACGAGCAGAGCTGGTGCGAGAGGGAGACGTGCCTGTGTGACACCGAGGTGGCTTCGTGCTTCGCCAGCACCCTGCACTCCTACAACAATTCCTACCGCTTCTACTTCAAGCTCAAATGCCAAGGAAGCAAGCTCCAGTGCTGA
- the UBXN10 gene encoding UBX domain-containing protein 10, whose amino-acid sequence MATAAFRDSAPAQLPSGTATLPWGSAGTMHVTRPKSAKGQRPSLSHRQGTEACPCHVPPSPAAASPGELATSRRAPLTKAAFPPAQVCPEKIPELLQQVPLKTSSSLNKYRVLPSIIRKGVGSDAVEALAERADRLGVSEGQEDAPKAIKTFSGERGSASTLPGSDTGTEESSHRAPEQWGKQARQESPWTLPVSPEEPRVLLAVRSPSGQRFEHHFKPSDSLQTVLAVAGQKLLANYQQCSVETVEVPRRRFSDLTKSLHECGILPRSVLCIRQDEQHDAADL is encoded by the coding sequence ATGGCCACAGCGGCTTTCCGGGACTCAgcaccagctcagctcccttcAGGCACAGCCACTCTGCCGTGGGGCAGCGCCGGCACCATGCACGTCACCAGGCCCAAATCTGCCAAGGGACAGAGGCCCAGCTTGAGCCACCGTCAGGGCACGGAAGCCTGTCCGTGCCATGTGCCACCTTCCCCAGCGGCGGCCTCTCCTGGGGAATTAGCGACCAGCCGGAGAGCACCGCTCACAAAAGCGGCGTTCCCACCCGCCCAGGTGTGTCCTGAGAAaatcccagagctcctgcagcaagTGCCTTTGAAGACCTCCTCCTCCCTGAACAAGTACCGGGTGCTCCCCTCCATCATCCGGAAAGGCGTCGGGAGCGACGCCGTGGAAGCGTTGGCCGAACGCGCCGATCGGCTGGGAGTGAGTGAGGGGCAGGAGGATGCTCCAAAGGCCATCAAGACCTTTTCTGGAGAACGGGGATCTGCCAGCACGTTGCCAGGAAGTGACACTGGCACTGAAGAGAGCTCGCACCGCGCCCCTGAGCAGTGGGGAAAGCAAGCGAGGCAGGAGAGCCCTTGGACGCTCCCTGTAAGCCCGGAGGAGCCACGGGTGCTGCTCGCTGTCCGATCTCCCTCTGGGCAGAGGTTTGAGCACCACTTCAAGCCCTCTGACAGTCTCCAGACGGTCCTTGCCGTGGCAGGACAGAAATTGTTGGCCAACTACCAACAGTGCAGCGTTGAAACCGTGGAGGTGCCCCGGAGGCGCTTCTCTGACCTTACAAAGTCCCTTCACGAGTGCGGGATCCTCCCCAGGTCCGTGCTGTGCATCCGTCAGGACGAGCAGCACGATGCAGCAGATCTTTAG